In one Thermosipho ferrireducens genomic region, the following are encoded:
- the rplT gene encoding 50S ribosomal protein L20, whose translation MRVKNAVHARKKRKKFLKAAKGYRGALSRRYRLAKQAYVKAKRHAYVGRKLKKRNFRKLWITRINIAARNEGLKYNELIHGLKLAGVAINRKMLAEIAVNDPEAFKEYVNLAKEAIGK comes from the coding sequence ATGAGAGTAAAGAATGCAGTTCATGCCAGGAAAAAGAGGAAGAAATTTTTGAAAGCTGCAAAAGGTTATAGAGGAGCGTTAAGCAGAAGGTACAGACTCGCAAAACAGGCGTATGTAAAAGCAAAAAGACACGCTTATGTTGGAAGAAAATTGAAAAAAAGAAATTTCAGAAAGTTGTGGATTACAAGAATAAATATCGCTGCAAGAAATGAAGGTTTAAAATATAACGAGCTTATTCACGGTTTAAAACTGGCAGGTGTGGCAATTAACAGGAAGATGCTTGCTGAAATTGCTGTGAATGATCCTGAGGCATTCAAAGAGTATGTTAATTTAGCGAAAGAGGCTATTGGCAAGTAA
- the rpmI gene encoding 50S ribosomal protein L35, producing the protein MAKNKMKTHKTAAKRFKITKNGKIMRRHAYAWHKTGKKRRSTLRALRLETEVASSDKERVLRMLGKR; encoded by the coding sequence ATGGCCAAAAACAAGATGAAGACCCACAAAACTGCAGCAAAAAGATTTAAAATTACGAAAAATGGGAAAATTATGAGAAGGCATGCTTATGCATGGCACAAGACAGGAAAGAAAAGACGTTCAACTTTAAGGGCACTTCGATTGGAAACAGAGGTTGCTTCCAGTGACAAAGAAAGAGTTTTAAGAATGTTAGGGAAAAGATAA
- a CDS encoding redox-sensing transcriptional repressor Rex, with translation MSKTNKSFIHVPKPTLERLKRYYTYFLQLEAEYISSEELAEKFNIKPEQVRKDFTYVNITGKPKVGYHVPSLIKELGLLFGKEVLENIIIIGAGNLGSALAKYSGFEKLGVKVVAIFDNDPKKIGSFVGELAVLPLSAIERVVKRFKVKIGVICVPEESAQEAANLLVGVGIKAIWNFAPVPIDVPETVIVENQDISSGILTIKHILDKK, from the coding sequence ATGTCAAAAACAAATAAGAGCTTTATCCACGTGCCGAAGCCAACTTTGGAACGTCTCAAAAGATACTATACATATTTTTTACAGTTAGAGGCAGAATACATTTCCTCTGAGGAGCTTGCAGAAAAATTTAATATTAAACCAGAGCAGGTGAGAAAGGATTTTACTTATGTCAATATCACTGGAAAGCCAAAAGTTGGTTATCACGTGCCTTCTCTTATAAAAGAACTTGGTCTTTTGTTTGGTAAAGAAGTATTAGAGAACATTATAATAATCGGGGCAGGAAACCTTGGAAGTGCTCTTGCAAAATATTCTGGATTTGAAAAGTTAGGCGTTAAGGTTGTTGCGATATTTGACAATGACCCCAAAAAGATAGGAAGTTTTGTGGGAGAACTCGCAGTTCTCCCTTTATCGGCTATTGAAAGGGTTGTCAAGAGATTTAAAGTCAAAATAGGAGTTATTTGTGTTCCAGAAGAAAGCGCACAGGAAGCCGCGAATTTGCTCGTTGGCGTAGGAATCAAAGCTATATGGAACTTTGCGCCAGTCCCTATTGATGTACCGGAAACAGTTATTGTTGAGAATCAGGACATTAGTTCGGGAATTCTTACAATAAAGCACATTTTGGATAAAAAGTAA
- a CDS encoding NADH-quinone oxidoreductase subunit NuoF, whose product MFKTISEAFDYIEKQQKLREERLKEQKIYVCVGTGCTANGSRKVYKKFIEMIKEKGLNVEVETVDDDTDHSLVKKTGCCGLCSLGPLVKITPEGITYHHVTLDDVEEIVEKTIKKGEVIERLLLTDPVTGKKVMRLEDATFFKNQTFYVMEGIGTSECEKIEDYMGRGGYKSLLKVLFSMKREDVIETIKASGLRGRGGGGFPTGLKWEFTYNSRGDKKFVVCNADEGDPGAFMNRTLLERDPHSVLEGMIIAAYTVGAQKGYAYIRAEYPIAVEMFNKAIEDAKAYGLLGENILGTGFSFDLEVKEGAGAFVCGEETALLASIEGRRGVPRPRPPFPAQKGLWGYPTLINNVETYANVPKIIRDGVEKYRQNGVEKSPGTKMFSVTGPLKLTGIIEIPFGTTIRYVLENICGGTADGRKLKAIQIGGPSGACLPEKYFDLPLDYDTLKSVDAMVGSGGIVAITENSCMVEVARFFLDFTKRESCGKCVPCREGTMQSYQILEKFTQGKATEEDLENLEYLANIIKTASLCGLGKTAPNPILSTLKHFRDEYIEHINGKCPGGTCTALRKYVINPELCKSCSLCARACPQNAISGERGKPYVIDQGECVKCGICFEKCKFNAIELV is encoded by the coding sequence ATGTTTAAAACAATAAGTGAAGCATTTGACTATATTGAAAAACAGCAAAAATTAAGAGAAGAAAGATTAAAGGAGCAAAAGATATATGTGTGTGTGGGAACAGGTTGTACAGCAAATGGTTCAAGAAAAGTATACAAAAAGTTTATAGAAATGATTAAGGAAAAAGGATTAAATGTAGAAGTTGAAACTGTTGATGACGATACAGACCATTCATTGGTTAAGAAAACTGGTTGCTGCGGACTTTGTTCGCTCGGACCACTTGTGAAAATAACACCAGAAGGTATTACGTATCACCATGTTACATTGGATGATGTAGAAGAAATTGTGGAAAAAACCATTAAGAAAGGGGAAGTAATAGAAAGACTTTTATTAACTGATCCTGTAACAGGAAAGAAAGTTATGAGGCTTGAAGATGCTACCTTTTTTAAAAATCAGACGTTCTATGTAATGGAAGGAATTGGAACAAGTGAATGTGAAAAAATAGAAGATTACATGGGACGGGGAGGATATAAGTCACTTTTAAAAGTTTTATTTTCAATGAAAAGAGAAGATGTAATTGAGACAATAAAGGCTTCAGGCCTTCGTGGAAGAGGCGGAGGTGGTTTTCCAACAGGTTTAAAATGGGAATTTACTTATAATTCCAGAGGAGATAAGAAATTTGTCGTTTGTAACGCTGATGAAGGTGACCCAGGAGCATTTATGAATAGAACTTTGCTTGAAAGGGATCCTCATTCTGTGCTTGAAGGTATGATAATTGCCGCATACACAGTTGGTGCTCAAAAGGGCTACGCCTACATTCGTGCAGAATATCCCATTGCAGTTGAGATGTTTAATAAAGCAATAGAAGATGCCAAAGCTTACGGACTTTTAGGCGAAAATATTTTAGGAACGGGCTTTTCGTTTGATTTAGAGGTGAAAGAAGGTGCAGGTGCTTTTGTATGTGGTGAAGAAACTGCACTTCTTGCTTCGATAGAAGGAAGAAGAGGAGTTCCGCGACCAAGGCCTCCTTTCCCGGCGCAGAAAGGTTTATGGGGATATCCAACTTTGATAAATAATGTTGAAACGTATGCAAATGTTCCAAAGATAATAAGGGATGGTGTTGAAAAATACAGACAAAACGGTGTGGAAAAATCGCCTGGAACGAAAATGTTTTCTGTAACGGGGCCACTTAAACTTACGGGTATAATAGAAATTCCATTTGGAACAACTATAAGATATGTTCTTGAAAATATATGTGGTGGTACAGCTGATGGTAGGAAATTAAAGGCAATACAAATTGGGGGACCTTCAGGGGCTTGTTTACCAGAAAAATACTTCGATTTGCCTCTTGATTACGACACGTTGAAATCCGTTGATGCCATGGTAGGTTCCGGAGGTATAGTTGCTATAACTGAGAATAGTTGTATGGTCGAAGTTGCGCGCTTTTTCCTGGATTTTACAAAAAGGGAATCATGTGGGAAATGTGTTCCATGTAGAGAGGGTACCATGCAATCGTACCAGATATTAGAAAAGTTTACACAAGGTAAAGCCACAGAAGAAGATCTGGAAAATTTAGAATACTTAGCAAATATAATAAAGACTGCTTCTCTTTGTGGCCTTGGAAAAACTGCCCCAAATCCGATTTTAAGTACTTTAAAGCACTTTAGAGATGAATATATAGAACACATTAACGGTAAATGTCCAGGGGGAACGTGTACTGCTTTGAGAAAGTACGTTATAAATCCTGAACTATGTAAGAGCTGTAGCTTGTGTGCAAGGGCATGTCCACAAAATGCGATAAGCGGTGAAAGGGGTAAGCCATACGTTATTGACCAGGGGGAATGTGTTAAATGTGGAATTTGTTTTGAAAAGTGTAAGTTTAATGCAATAGAATTGGTATAA
- a CDS encoding [FeFe] hydrogenase, group A, whose product MKIIVNGKETIINENARNLLEALKEIGIEIPNLCYLSETSIYGACRMCLVEVDGQITTSCSIKPYEGMNVKTHTPEIYEMRRGILELLLASHNRDCTTCDRSGNCKLQRYAEEFGIRKVRFDNIDKSNIIDYSSVIIRDNSKCILCGDCVRVCEEVQSIGAIDFAFRGFEAQVMPAFGEKLVNTNCVLCGQCVTHCPTGALTFRNDIEKVYKAMKEGKYMIAMMAPAVRASIQEELGLENDLVVAGRIVNFLKSIGFKKVFDVSFAADLVAYEEAYEFKQRLEKGEKLPQFTSCCPGWVKFAEHHYPEFLDNLSTVKSPQQVLGSIIKKHYAKEIGVAPEDICLVSIMPCTAKKFEAEREELEGEVDIVITTRELSEIIRSSGFDLKNVSPLPFDRPYGLSSQAGLSFGKTGGVFASVLRVLEDELGIQDVQTNVMEKGINLTIAKMKDGNTVRGLIVFGLGNVKKVIGKIKNGELDVDIVEVMACDFGCVGGGGQPYPNNKEVRMKRAEILKEVVGIDGLISPTENYHMLSLYEKYLKHPLSHEAHETLHTIYKNRKRINNGDIEILPLPIDESEKTTVKICLGTSCYSKGSYEILSELIDLTNKEKWAKNIEIKGTFCVENCGKAPNVVVNDRIISEANIQKIKEVLEENVKNK is encoded by the coding sequence GTGAAAATAATTGTAAATGGTAAAGAAACCATTATTAATGAGAATGCAAGAAACCTTCTGGAAGCATTAAAGGAAATAGGAATAGAAATACCAAATTTGTGTTATCTTTCTGAAACTTCCATTTATGGAGCCTGTAGGATGTGTCTTGTTGAAGTGGATGGACAGATAACAACTTCTTGTTCGATTAAACCTTATGAAGGAATGAACGTGAAAACACATACACCTGAAATATATGAAATGCGAAGAGGAATCCTGGAACTTTTACTTGCATCACATAATAGAGACTGCACTACATGTGATAGAAGTGGGAATTGTAAACTTCAAAGGTATGCAGAGGAGTTTGGAATCAGGAAGGTTAGGTTTGATAATATAGATAAGTCAAATATAATTGATTATTCTTCGGTTATAATAAGGGATAATTCAAAATGTATTCTCTGTGGAGATTGTGTAAGAGTTTGTGAAGAAGTTCAATCTATAGGCGCAATAGATTTTGCATTTAGAGGATTTGAAGCTCAAGTAATGCCAGCATTTGGTGAAAAGCTTGTAAATACAAACTGTGTGCTTTGCGGTCAGTGTGTGACTCACTGTCCAACTGGTGCGCTTACATTTAGAAACGACATAGAAAAAGTGTACAAGGCAATGAAAGAAGGGAAATATATGATTGCAATGATGGCACCGGCAGTTAGAGCATCAATACAGGAAGAGTTAGGTTTGGAAAATGATCTTGTTGTTGCAGGAAGAATAGTTAATTTTTTAAAATCTATTGGTTTTAAAAAGGTATTTGATGTTTCTTTTGCAGCTGATTTGGTTGCATATGAAGAGGCATATGAATTTAAACAAAGGTTAGAAAAGGGCGAAAAATTGCCTCAATTTACCTCCTGTTGTCCTGGATGGGTAAAATTTGCTGAGCACCACTACCCGGAATTTTTAGATAATCTTTCTACCGTAAAATCTCCTCAACAAGTTCTTGGAAGTATAATCAAAAAGCATTATGCGAAAGAGATAGGAGTAGCGCCTGAAGATATTTGCCTTGTATCTATTATGCCCTGTACAGCGAAAAAATTTGAAGCAGAGAGAGAAGAATTGGAAGGAGAAGTTGATATTGTTATAACTACAAGGGAATTATCTGAAATTATAAGGTCAAGTGGCTTTGATTTGAAAAATGTCTCCCCGCTTCCTTTCGATAGACCATATGGTCTTTCTTCACAAGCGGGATTAAGCTTTGGAAAAACTGGTGGGGTTTTTGCAAGTGTGCTTAGAGTGCTTGAAGATGAACTCGGTATCCAGGATGTACAAACCAATGTGATGGAAAAGGGTATAAATCTTACAATAGCAAAAATGAAAGATGGTAACACTGTAAGAGGACTGATTGTATTTGGATTAGGAAATGTAAAAAAAGTTATAGGAAAAATTAAAAATGGAGAATTAGATGTAGATATAGTAGAAGTTATGGCGTGTGACTTTGGTTGTGTTGGTGGTGGAGGCCAACCGTATCCAAACAATAAAGAGGTTAGAATGAAACGTGCTGAAATATTAAAAGAAGTTGTGGGAATAGACGGTTTAATTTCACCGACGGAAAATTACCACATGTTATCCTTATATGAGAAATATTTAAAGCATCCTTTAAGTCATGAAGCGCATGAAACATTGCATACGATATATAAAAACAGAAAAAGAATTAATAACGGTGACATTGAGATTTTACCTCTGCCGATTGATGAGTCTGAAAAAACTACAGTAAAAATTTGTTTGGGAACTTCTTGTTACTCTAAAGGTTCATATGAAATTCTTTCAGAGTTAATTGACTTGACTAACAAAGAAAAATGGGCAAAGAATATTGAAATAAAGGGCACATTCTGTGTAGAAAATTGTGGAAAAGCACCAAATGTGGTGGTCAATGATAGAATAATAAGCGAGGCAAATATCCAAAAAATAAAAGAGGTGTTAGAAGAGAATGTCAAAAACAAATAA
- the infC gene encoding translation initiation factor IF-3, whose product MVKNEEIRAPEVRVVDSNGKQIGIMPTDEALELAYSKKLDLILVAPNAKPPVAKMMDYGKYKYELAKREKKAKKNQKIIEVKQMKFRIKIDEHDYQTKVKHIKRFLESGNKVRVVIMFRGRELAFADKGEEILKRVINDLQDIASVEKPPKLEGRDMWMMLKPKS is encoded by the coding sequence ATAGTTAAGAATGAGGAAATTAGAGCCCCGGAGGTTCGTGTGGTTGATTCTAATGGAAAGCAGATTGGTATAATGCCAACGGATGAAGCTCTGGAGCTGGCGTACTCTAAGAAATTAGATTTGATATTGGTTGCTCCAAATGCGAAACCACCTGTTGCGAAGATGATGGATTATGGAAAGTATAAATATGAACTTGCCAAACGTGAGAAAAAAGCCAAGAAAAACCAGAAGATTATAGAAGTAAAGCAGATGAAATTTAGAATAAAAATTGATGAGCATGATTATCAGACAAAGGTAAAGCATATAAAGCGATTTCTGGAAAGTGGAAACAAAGTTCGTGTGGTTATAATGTTCAGGGGAAGGGAACTGGCTTTTGCAGACAAAGGAGAGGAAATATTGAAACGTGTTATAAATGATCTTCAAGATATTGCAAGTGTAGAAAAACCACCCAAACTTGAAGGACGAGATATGTGGATGATGCTAAAACCTAAAAGTTAA
- the rpsB gene encoding 30S ribosomal protein S2, with the protein MPVVTMKQLLEAGVHFGHRTQRWNPKMKPYIFGSRKGIYIIDLQKTLKLLDEAYDFIKEKAAEGGTILFVGTKKQAQQVIKQEAERCGAFYVNHRWLGGLLTNFKTIRQRIDKLIELEEMEANGGFDNLSKKEQSRLKRILEKLRKNLGGLKNMDRIPDVIYIVDPRKERNAIYEANLLKIPTVSIVDTNCDPDEIDYIIPGNDDAIRAIHLITSKIADAYLEGREGLAYGEVEGEEEKKEGEEELFEIEDVEEGEEM; encoded by the coding sequence GTGCCAGTGGTAACTATGAAACAACTTTTGGAAGCGGGAGTACATTTTGGTCATAGAACTCAAAGATGGAATCCAAAGATGAAACCCTATATTTTTGGTTCCAGAAAAGGTATTTATATTATTGACTTGCAAAAAACTCTTAAACTTTTAGACGAAGCATATGATTTTATAAAGGAAAAAGCAGCCGAGGGTGGAACAATTCTTTTTGTGGGAACGAAGAAACAGGCCCAACAGGTGATAAAGCAGGAAGCAGAAAGATGTGGAGCTTTTTATGTTAACCACAGATGGCTTGGTGGACTTTTAACTAATTTTAAAACTATTAGACAGAGAATCGATAAGCTTATTGAGCTTGAAGAAATGGAAGCAAATGGTGGGTTTGACAACCTATCGAAAAAGGAGCAAAGCAGGTTAAAGAGGATCCTTGAAAAATTGAGAAAAAATCTTGGTGGATTAAAGAACATGGATAGGATACCAGATGTTATTTATATAGTTGATCCAAGAAAAGAAAGGAATGCAATTTATGAAGCAAATCTTTTGAAAATACCAACAGTATCAATAGTTGATACAAATTGTGATCCAGACGAAATTGATTACATTATTCCGGGAAATGATGATGCTATCCGCGCAATTCATTTGATAACTTCAAAAATAGCTGATGCTTATCTTGAAGGAAGAGAAGGATTAGCATATGGAGAAGTTGAAGGTGAAGAGGAAAAGAAAGAGGGAGAAGAGGAACTGTTTGAGATAGAAGATGTTGAAGAAGGGGAAGAAATGTAA